The genomic stretch CGCGCCGTCAGCGCGACCCCCGACTGGCTCCTGCGCGAAGCCAAGGGGGTGAAGGGCGTCCGGATTGGCGAGGGGATCGCAAAGTCGATTCATCTCGGCCACCGGAGTGGCGAGCGTTCCGACTATCTGGATGGCTTCATGGCGCTTGCCGAAACCGTCAGAATCTGAATCGACCGCTGCGTTCAGGCGTGCAATCCGGACGGCTAAAAAGCACGCAGATTTGCCGTTCATCAAGACCGGCAGCATTCACTATGAGTTTCTGTCATGTTTTCCTGAAATAAAATCATTTTCATTCATGGATTGGCTCTGACATAGAACAGGCATTGGCTTGTTCGTCGACACGGGAAATGCGCCGACCGGGCGGGCCTGAAACGAAGAGCAAGAAACCACGAACACGCAAGAAACGGACTCGGGCCTTGCCCCGGAAGCCAGGACAGCAGATCATGATGACCAAAGATTTCACCTTCACGATCAAGAGCATTCGCTTCGACGAAGACTACACGCCGTCCGATGGCACGCGGATCACCACCAACTTCGCCAATCTTGCCAGAGGCGAGAGCCGTCGGGAGAACCTGCGCAATGCGTTGCGGATGATCGACAATCGCTGCAACAGCCTGGCGCAGTGGGACAATCCCGAGAGCGATCGCTATTCGGTCGAACTCGACATCATTTCCGTCGAACTCGATGTCGAGGGCGACGGCAACAGCTTCCCGGCCATCGAGGTGCTCAAGACGACGATCGTCGACCACGGGACGGGCGCGCGCATCGAGGGCATTGTCGGCAACAATTTCTCCTCCTATGTGCGCGACTATGATTTCAGCGTCGTGCTTCCCGAGCACAACAAGGACCGCGCCGGCTTCAGCATTCCCGATGATTTCGGCGAACTGCACGGCAAGCTGTTCAAGGCCTTCGTCCACTCGCAGACCTACAGAGAACACTTCCGCAAGCCGCCGGTGATCTGCCTCAGCGTGTCGGACAGCAAGGTCTATCATCGAACGGCCAACCTGCATCCGGTTCTGGGCTTTGAGTACCGACCGAATGAGACATCGCTCACCGAGCAGTATTTCCGGAAAATGGGGATGGAGGTTCGCTATTTCATGCCGCCCGGCAGCGCCGCGCCCTTCGCCTTCTATTTCTTCGGCGATCTGCTTCTGGATTACACCGATCTCGAACTGATCGGCACCATCGCGACGATGGAGACATTCCAGAAGATCTATCGGCCCGAGATCTACAACGCCAATTCCGCCGCCGGCGAGCGCTACAAGCCGAACCTCGGGCATGGCGATCACTCGCTCACCCGGATCGTCTATGACCGCGTCGAGCGGACGCGTCTGGCGAGCGAGCAGGGCCGGTTTGCCGAGGAAAACTTCATCAAGCCCTACCGGGCCATTCTCAACGACTGGTCCGCGCAATACGCACAATGACAGGATTGCCGTTCATGAAAAAACTGCTCCCCACGTCGACTGCCGGCAGCCTGCCCAAGCCCGCATGGATCGCAGAACCCGAAAAGCTCTGGTCCCCCTGGAAGCTTGAGGGCGCGGAACTTGCCGAGGGCAAACAGGATGCGCTGCGGCTGACGCTGGCCGAGCAACAGCGCGCCGGCATCGATATCGTCAGCGATGGTGAGCAGACCCGCCAGCACTTCGTGACGACCTTCATCGAGCATCTTGATGGCGTCGATTTCGAGAAGCGCGAGACCGTCAGGATCCGCAATCGCTATGACGCCAGTGTCCCAACCGTCGTCGGCGCGGTGTCGCGCGAAAAACCGGTCTTTGTCGAAGACGCGAAGTTCCTCCGCAGCCTGACCGACGGTCCGATCAAATGGGCGCTGCCCGGCCCGATGACGATGATCGATACGCTTTATGACGCCCATTACCAGAGCCGTGAAAAGCTTGCCTGGGAGTTTGCCAAAATTCTCAATCAGGAAGCGCGCGAGCTGGAAGCGGCCGGCGTGGACATCATCCAGTTCGACGAGCCCGCCTTCAACGTGTTCTTCGAGGAGGTGAATGACTGGGGCATTGCCACTCTGGAAAGGGCGATCGAAGGGCTGAAATGCGAGACCGCGGTCCATATCTGCTATGGATATGGCATCAAGGCCAATACCGACTGGAAGAAGACGCTGGGCTCTGAGTGGCGCCAGTATGAAGAAACCTTCCCAAGGCTTCAGGCCTCCAATATCGATATGGTTTCGCTGGAATGCCACAACTCACATGTGCCGATGGAGCTGATCGAGCTCATTCGCGGCAAGAAGGTGATGGTCGGCGCGATCGATGTTGCGTCCAACACCATCGAGGCGCCGGAGGAGGTCGCCGCGACCCTGCGCAGGGCGCTTCGGTTTGTCGATGCGGACAAGCTTTACCCCTGCACCAATTGCGGCATGACGCCGCTTTCGCGCAGCGTTGCCAGAGGAAAACTCGAGGCGCTGAGTGCCGGTGCGGCAATCGTCCGACAGGAGCTCGCGGCCGCATAACCGGCCCCGAAACCGGCCCGCCTTGTCATGTTATACCCGCAGGGCGGGGGCGGGTGCCGAGAGGGCATGAGAGGCTTCAACAGGAAAAGATGCCGATGTCTGAAACCGCCTTTGTCGACAGGATCGACCCTCGCGACCTGCGCGATTGCTGCGGCCGGTTTGCCACCGGCGTCACGGTCATCACCACGCGTTCAGGCGAGGGCGACCACGGCATGACGGCCAGTGCGTTCATGTCAGTCTCGCTCGATCCGCCATTGATCGCAATCTCTCTCGATCGCCGGTCGAGGATGCTGGGCAGGGTTTTGAGCGCGCGCCGTTTTGCCGTGAATATCCTGACGGAGGCGATGCGCGCGCATGCCTTGCATTTTGCCGGGCGACCGGATGGAACATTGACGGACCTGTTCCTGGAGCACCGCCACGGGCTGCCCGTCCTGCGCGAGGCGGCAGCGGTGATCGTGGCCGACGTGGTCAAGCAGGTCGAGGCTGGCGACCATGTCCTTCTCCTCGGTCATGTCCGGCATCTGGATCGCGATCCGGACGCAGCCCCGCTTCTTTATCACGCGGGGCAGTTCGGCAGCCTTGCAGCCCACCCGGCCGGTTGAGCGATCAGCCCGGCGCTTGTCGCGCCCGTTTCGATCTGCCGACCCATTCATAGACATCGGCGCTTTTCTGCGCGGCCGACGAGCATGCGCAGCCGCAACCGCATCCCGCCCTGGCGCAGGCCGGCGGCTCGCCCGAGATCTGACGCACGGAACCCTTTCGTCTCAGAACAGACATGATGTTCTCCACCGCTTCGATGTCGGTATCGAAGCGGTTGGAAAGTTCCTGGATGGACGCGCTTCCGTTCTCGGAGAGATGGAGCCTGATATCTGCGAGCAGCATGCCTGACTTCCTTATGCGGTTGCGCCGCGCGGGCGATCCGGCACGGTGGCTTTGGGACCGGAAAGAAGGCGCATTGCGGCGATCACGACCGCCAGGAGGCCGAGGATGCCGGCGGTCCACAGGCTGGAGGCTGCGGGGTGATCCGAAAACGTTCCGAGCTGATAGACCAGCACGGCCGATCCGTAGGCGAGCCCGGTTGTCCAGGTTACGGCAAACAGCGTCCAGCGGGTCCCGCTTTCGCGCCATATGGCGGCCGTTGCCGCAACGCAGGGCATATAGAGCAGGATCGCCAGGAGATAGGCGAAAGCCCCGATCCTGCCGTTGAAGCGGGCGGCCATGGCGCCGAAGATGCCGGTCGAAACGCCCTGTTCCTCGGCTGCGACAGTCTGATCGGCGATGTCGCCGACGCCGAGGACGAGCGGATCGGTGAGGCTTGCCGCAGCGTCTGCGAGATTGGCCGGAATGGAGGCGAAGGCCTCGCTGATACCGGCGACGACGCTGAACGTCTCTTGCGCTTCTTCTCCGGCAGCCTCGTTCTCGGCGATCTGGCCATAAAGTGCATTCAGCGTGCCGACCACCGCTTCCTTGGCGAAGATTCCGGTGAACAGGCCGACGGTTGCCGGCCAGTTGTCTTCTTTAATACCCATCGGCTCGACAATCGGCGTAATGCTGCGGCCAATGGCCGACAGAACCGAGGCCTCCGTGTCGTCATTGCCGAAGGAACCGTCCGTTCCGAGCGAATTGAGGAAGCCAAGAACCATGACGACGGCGATGATGACCCTGCCGGCCTTGAACATGAAGGCCTTCAGCCTGTCCCATGTCGTTCTGAGGAGGCTCCTGATTGTCGGGACGTGATAGGGCGGCAACTCCATGATGAAGGGAGAGACGGGACCGCGCAGCAGGGTGTTCTTGAGCAGAAGCCCGGTCGCGATCGCGGCCAGAATGCCGATCAGATAGAGCGCGAACACCACGTTCTGCCCGCCGACGGGGAAGAAGGCGGCCGCAAACAGCGCGTAGACCGGGAGCCTTGCCCCGCAGGACATGAATGGCGACATCATCACCGTCATGATCCGGTCGCGGCGATTGTCGAGCGTTCGGGTTGCCATGACGGCCGGCACGGAGCAGCCGAAGCCGAGCACCATCGGGATGAAGGACTTGCCGGGCAGGCCGATGGCGCGCATCGACCGGTCCATCACAAAGGCGGCGCGGGCCATATAGCCCGAATCCTCCAGGAATGTGAGGAACAGGAACAGGAAGCCGATCACCGGAATGAAGGTCGACACGGTCTGGATGCCTGCACCAACGCCCTGCGGCAGGATGGCAATCAGCCAACCCGGCGCGCTGATGGCCGTCAGCGCCGCGCTCGGCCAGTCGACCAGCAGCGTCCCTGTCAGAATGTCGAAGAAATCGATGAAGGCGCTGGCAAAGTTGATGGCGAACAGAAACATCGCATACATGACCGCCAGAAAGATCGGAATGCCGAGCATGCGGTTGAGAACAATCGCGTCGATCCGGTCCGACAATGTGCGCGACACCCGGTGCGTGCGCTTGACGGCCGAACGGGCAATGCTGTTGGCAAAGCCGTAGCGAATATCGGCGAAGAGAATGTCGATGTCCTCGTCGAGCGCGTCCTCGACATTTTCTCGGGCCTCTTCTGCCTGTCGCGCCAGCGCGCTGTCGCACAAGGCTTCCAGAGCCGCATCGCCCTCAATCAGGCGGGCCGCAAGCCAATAGGGCTTGGCGCCCCGTTTCCCGGCCAGTGCGGCGGCGGGACCTGAAAGCGCCGCAATCGCGGCCTCGACCTCCGGCTGGTAGGACAGGCGCGCGGTGGGCGCCTTGGCGGCATCTGCCGCGAGAATGATGGCGTCCTTCAGCGCATCGATGCCCTTGCTGCGCCTTGCAATGATCGGCACGACCGGGCAGCCGAGCAGGCTTGCCAGCTTGTCGCAATCGATCCTGAGACCACTCTCCGCGGCCATGTCCATCATGTTGAGCGCGACAATGACGGGAACCTGCATTTCGATGAGCTGGGCAGTCAGGTAGAGATTGCGCTCCAGGTTCGAGGCATCGACGATGTTGAGCACGATATCGGCTTCGCCGGAGAGGATGTAGTCCCGGGCGATGGTCTCGTCGAGGCCGGCCTCGCTGCCATCGCCGAGAGAGTAGGTGCCGGGCAGGTCAACCACATTGACGGTGGTATCCTTGTGCAAGAAGCGGCCTTCCTTGCGGTCGACCGTGACGCCGGGCCAGTTGCCAACCCTTTGACGCGCGCCTGTCAGCGCGTTGAAGAGCGTGGTCTTGCCGCAGTTCGGATTGCCTGCCGTCGCGATCGTGATCGACGTCATGACGGCACCCTTTCGCCCCGGAATGCAGAGAGCTCGGCGCGGCGCAGAGAAAGGGAAAAATCACGGATGCGGATTTCGACGGGGTCGCCGAACGGGGCGATCCGGGTCACGAGAAAATCGGTTCCCGGCGTGATTCCCATGGCGAGCAGGCGCTGGCGACCAGCCCGTTCGCCGCGATGATATCCGGTCACGCGTATCTTTGCGCCAACCTGCAGCTCTTCGGACGTCATTGTCTTGGTGCTCCCTGTTTGCAGAAATCCTCTGACGGCACGACCGTGATCCTGGCGGCCATGCCCGCGCCGATCGCGATGCGGCCTTCCCCGACGCCGCCAAGGGCGACAACCAGCGGCCCACCTTGCGTGCGGCAGACGATCCGGATGTTGCTGCCCGGCTTTATCCCGAGCGCGCCAAGTTTTCTGCGAAACCGGTCGCCGGCCTTCAGCGCAACGACCCGGAGCCAGGTTGCTTCATCCGCTGAGGTCAGGGGGCGCGGCCTTGAGGAGAAGGCATCGCGGGTCGAGCGGCTTGTCAGTGGGTCTTCGGTCGTTCGCGTCCCCGCAGGCTCTTCTGTCGGGAGCGCGAAGCTTGAACCAAAGCCAATGGTGAGGTCGGACATGGTCGGTACCCAGAAAACATGAAATCAATTCTCAACTTTATAT from Martelella sp. AD-3 encodes the following:
- a CDS encoding DUF1852 domain-containing protein, whose amino-acid sequence is MTKDFTFTIKSIRFDEDYTPSDGTRITTNFANLARGESRRENLRNALRMIDNRCNSLAQWDNPESDRYSVELDIISVELDVEGDGNSFPAIEVLKTTIVDHGTGARIEGIVGNNFSSYVRDYDFSVVLPEHNKDRAGFSIPDDFGELHGKLFKAFVHSQTYREHFRKPPVICLSVSDSKVYHRTANLHPVLGFEYRPNETSLTEQYFRKMGMEVRYFMPPGSAAPFAFYFFGDLLLDYTDLELIGTIATMETFQKIYRPEIYNANSAAGERYKPNLGHGDHSLTRIVYDRVERTRLASEQGRFAEENFIKPYRAILNDWSAQYAQ
- a CDS encoding flavin reductase family protein → MSETAFVDRIDPRDLRDCCGRFATGVTVITTRSGEGDHGMTASAFMSVSLDPPLIAISLDRRSRMLGRVLSARRFAVNILTEAMRAHALHFAGRPDGTLTDLFLEHRHGLPVLREAAAVIVADVVKQVEAGDHVLLLGHVRHLDRDPDAAPLLYHAGQFGSLAAHPAG
- a CDS encoding FeoC-like transcriptional regulator, which produces MLLADIRLHLSENGSASIQELSNRFDTDIEAVENIMSVLRRKGSVRQISGEPPACARAGCGCGCACSSAAQKSADVYEWVGRSKRARQAPG
- a CDS encoding methionine synthase, whose product is MKKLLPTSTAGSLPKPAWIAEPEKLWSPWKLEGAELAEGKQDALRLTLAEQQRAGIDIVSDGEQTRQHFVTTFIEHLDGVDFEKRETVRIRNRYDASVPTVVGAVSREKPVFVEDAKFLRSLTDGPIKWALPGPMTMIDTLYDAHYQSREKLAWEFAKILNQEARELEAAGVDIIQFDEPAFNVFFEEVNDWGIATLERAIEGLKCETAVHICYGYGIKANTDWKKTLGSEWRQYEETFPRLQASNIDMVSLECHNSHVPMELIELIRGKKVMVGAIDVASNTIEAPEEVAATLRRALRFVDADKLYPCTNCGMTPLSRSVARGKLEALSAGAAIVRQELAAA
- a CDS encoding FeoA family protein, with protein sequence MTSEELQVGAKIRVTGYHRGERAGRQRLLAMGITPGTDFLVTRIAPFGDPVEIRIRDFSLSLRRAELSAFRGERVPS
- the feoB gene encoding Fe(2+) transporter permease subunit FeoB, with the protein product MTSITIATAGNPNCGKTTLFNALTGARQRVGNWPGVTVDRKEGRFLHKDTTVNVVDLPGTYSLGDGSEAGLDETIARDYILSGEADIVLNIVDASNLERNLYLTAQLIEMQVPVIVALNMMDMAAESGLRIDCDKLASLLGCPVVPIIARRSKGIDALKDAIILAADAAKAPTARLSYQPEVEAAIAALSGPAAALAGKRGAKPYWLAARLIEGDAALEALCDSALARQAEEARENVEDALDEDIDILFADIRYGFANSIARSAVKRTHRVSRTLSDRIDAIVLNRMLGIPIFLAVMYAMFLFAINFASAFIDFFDILTGTLLVDWPSAALTAISAPGWLIAILPQGVGAGIQTVSTFIPVIGFLFLFLTFLEDSGYMARAAFVMDRSMRAIGLPGKSFIPMVLGFGCSVPAVMATRTLDNRRDRIMTVMMSPFMSCGARLPVYALFAAAFFPVGGQNVVFALYLIGILAAIATGLLLKNTLLRGPVSPFIMELPPYHVPTIRSLLRTTWDRLKAFMFKAGRVIIAVVMVLGFLNSLGTDGSFGNDDTEASVLSAIGRSITPIVEPMGIKEDNWPATVGLFTGIFAKEAVVGTLNALYGQIAENEAAGEEAQETFSVVAGISEAFASIPANLADAAASLTDPLVLGVGDIADQTVAAEEQGVSTGIFGAMAARFNGRIGAFAYLLAILLYMPCVAATAAIWRESGTRWTLFAVTWTTGLAYGSAVLVYQLGTFSDHPAASSLWTAGILGLLAVVIAAMRLLSGPKATVPDRPRGATA
- a CDS encoding ferrous iron transport protein A; this encodes MSDLTIGFGSSFALPTEEPAGTRTTEDPLTSRSTRDAFSSRPRPLTSADEATWLRVVALKAGDRFRRKLGALGIKPGSNIRIVCRTQGGPLVVALGGVGEGRIAIGAGMAARITVVPSEDFCKQGAPRQ